The nucleotide sequence TCAGCGGCGCTTCCGCAACTGGCATAACTACGTCTCCGACGAGTCCGGTTTGGCAGTCGCGGGCGCGGCCGGCCGCTCGGCCTTCGGCCGCCGGCTCATCAGGTCCGCCAAAGCGTCCGGCGCCGGCTTCCCCTCAAACAGCACCGCGTACACCTCCTGCGTGATCGGCATCTCGACGCCTTCCCGCGCCGCCAACGCCACCACGCTCCGCGTCGTTTCGACGCCCTCGGCACAGGCACCGCCCATCTCCGCCAGCACCTCTTCCAGCCGTCGGCCACGACCGATCTCTTCGCCCACGTGATGGTTCCGGCTCAGGGGCGAGGCGCACGTCGTCACCAGGTCCCCCAGGCCCGCCAGACCCGCGAACGTCTCCGGCCTCGCCCCGAGCGCCGCCCCCAGCCGCGTCATCTCCACCAGGCCCCGCGTCACGAGGGCCGCCTTCGCGTTCGAACCCAGTTCCAGGCCGTCGCAGATCCCCGCCGCGATGGCCGTAATGTTCTTCAGCGCCCCGCCCAACTCCACGCCCACCAGGTCGTCGTTCGTGTAGATTCGGAAATGCGGCGTCGCGAACGCGTTCCGGGCGGCCTCGGCGTCTTTCGGGTCGCGCGACGCCACCACCACCGTCGCTGGCAGCCCCGCCGCCACCTCGCGCGACAGGCACGGTCCCGAAAGAACCGCCAA is from Planctomycetota bacterium and encodes:
- a CDS encoding NAD(P)-dependent glycerol-3-phosphate dehydrogenase; translated protein: MGTRAAIIGDGAMGTLSAILLASNGRRVQMWSAFEEHARDIRRERENKRFLPGFRLPDGFAVSTDARKACEGADLVVIAVPTQHLRSVLERVRDALPSGGLYVSVVKGIERETLLRPSQVIQAVTGPGRLAVLSGPCLSREVAAGLPATVVVASRDPKDAEAARNAFATPHFRIYTNDDLVGVELGGALKNITAIAAGICDGLELGSNAKAALVTRGLVEMTRLGAALGARPETFAGLAGLGDLVTTCASPLSRNHHVGEEIGRGRRLEEVLAEMGGACAEGVETTRSVVALAAREGVEMPITQEVYAVLFEGKPAPDALADLMSRRPKAERPAAPATAKPDSSET